The following nucleotide sequence is from Psychroserpens sp. Hel_I_66.
TTGCAAATACTGAATAGCAAATAGAAATGATTGTTATATAAAACTTCATTCAATTTTTATTTAATTTAAATACTCTTAATATGGATATCTAAACTAAATATGGAGGTCCTCGCAGAGAAAAAGATAAGGACCGATGATTTTTTAAAAAACAATAATTAGAATTAATAAGTTGCTTAGTAAATTCTTGAAAGACAAGCTCACTATGATTTTCTAAGCTAATAAAATGGTTGAACGCTGTAAATTTATAAAGATCACAATGTAAATCTTTATTATGGAAATGAGATTCTTGTTGGTCATCAACACATATATCATGGTGGTGATCTTCAAAAATAAATGTAGATTTTACAACTATAGGCATCATCAAAAGCACTACTGTAAGTAATGTGAAGTACCTTAATATAGAATGTAAGTTTTGTTGTTGCATCAATCTAAAAATCTCCCCAGTCCAAATCGCCTGAGCATTTTTTTCTCAAACTCCCAGAAAAATTTGAATTGGCCAAATAACCAACCAAAGCTTACTAAAAGTATTTGATAGAAAATTAGGCCAATGATAATGAATAATACCCAATATAGAATAGGGTTTAAGTTTTCTTTAGTAATTCCCAACGCTTTAATTATGGGTCTTCCTATAAGCATTGAAGATGAACCTGTAATTGCAAACACAATAAAAATCCTGATCATTTCCCATCTAAAATCAACCATCCATTTGTGCTCTAATTTTTTAAAGATGAATAACGTTAGCTTTAATAATGCAATAAATACAACAACAGATAACAAGATAGTTACAAAAACAGTATATGACTTTGTAAATAAAAGAGCAAGTTTATAGCTGCTGTAAGCTAATCCTGTAATTCCCAAAAAAGGAAAGAGTAGTTGCCAGTTTTCTTGAATCTCCCAACGGGTTTTAAATGATTTGAGCATAGCTTGGTTTTGCCATGCAAAGATAATTTAAATTCTAGGAACAAAAGAGGATAATCTTTGTTTGTAAGTTAATTGGAAATAAGTGAAATAGTTAAATAACTTGTAATTAACATCATAACCATAATCGATATTTTGGTTATAATCAATGCGCATTTCGTAAAGATTTGGATCAAATTGTTGGGGCTGCAATACTCGATTGTTCCATTCTATGACCATAACCCTATTTCTAGCTTCCATATAATTTTGTGAATAGTATCCTTCTGGTCTTGCAATAGATGCTAGCCAAGAATTGAAGCCAGGCTCTATTATGATTATTTCATATTCAATGTCATCATTGGCGATTCTTACAATATCATCTTCAGGTATTTCTGAAATTGGTATGTCGTTAGAGTTCGTTTTTGAAGTACCACAACTCAATGTGATCAAGGCGATAAATAATAATTGAAAAATACGTTTCATTGCTTTTTTATAGTTTAAAGTTACAAAAATCATTCCGAAGGAAAATCCATCAAAATGTCA
It contains:
- a CDS encoding DUF6146 family protein; translation: MKRIFQLLFIALITLSCGTSKTNSNDIPISEIPEDDIVRIANDDIEYEIIIIEPGFNSWLASIARPEGYYSQNYMEARNRVMVIEWNNRVLQPQQFDPNLYEMRIDYNQNIDYGYDVNYKLFNYFTYFQLTYKQRLSSFVPRI
- a CDS encoding DUF6787 family protein, with the translated sequence MLKSFKTRWEIQENWQLLFPFLGITGLAYSSYKLALLFTKSYTVFVTILLSVVVFIALLKLTLFIFKKLEHKWMVDFRWEMIRIFIVFAITGSSSMLIGRPIIKALGITKENLNPILYWVLFIIIGLIFYQILLVSFGWLFGQFKFFWEFEKKMLRRFGLGRFLD